The Ascochyta rabiei chromosome 5, complete sequence genome has a segment encoding these proteins:
- a CDS encoding Protein-tyrosine-phosphatase, translated as MPTTTSRTYTSVPSFGAVFGAEPPRNLTHNLPPAQTTDHDPSTVHGNNVAQRTSSGNTTHGAPFSSFHNHHDSRDSNSTASSDNSPTTTISTMDSSSVTDPSPGPSPESPVPKSTNHSFAADFRARRPETADGTSSTTNFFELQRPATPAKKARNLKNLGINTTTSLTNLRAQAPAALAAPDNKEKNSSAPPSPLFIKPPTPPRRRPSNLSLTIATPGINDNKPTRLVIPSTPSLGRPALRHFQSSPSLPLCSPSVAPAGGMKLPALRPIVTKSSGLSEVPFEMEEEEEEPNFDIPQSKEEKPAAYPNGPICIYPAGVYLYFEPTAEQAATFDVIVNVASEVQNPFTSSNSESQKDLNARRVDGPAAENVDFAALSQQPKSTFGFGNDSPTTPKATPPVLQTIQPGETVLNGKTYRTPEYIHMPWEHNTDIVPDLYKLVKVMDDRVKRGKRVLVHCQCGVSRSASLVVAYGLYKEPEVSVQEAYDKAKKRSKWIGPNMNLIMQLQEFRNGLLRQNQNSRSQNQGFGRRVGFPSTAATNNRFSCPNPERDDVSGSRVPQTAPLPPDTDMSMQRASTGNMMAISPGPLSAPSGAFGARFRNSWDSSQSNFDLSPTSTPNTIPYVDPKGHVVPVVEVTVNGPPLTPMEVPAIPEIVHPEPEPTLQAPNVPNFSRQLSLRSYSDAPVERSIETKSTHLAPMKPMGFAPLKSPVALTFNIPSYSTQQDRDDDYEIKSPVKTSFDLPWPSEYDEPEPSLLAPKAQDSFYLGAPPKSPMFPPPRLTLPKSRSDRSEKPCGFLPFRPAQEADQSAQSETFARTENPPALEQASKLASPTFGSFPEVAFSPSRVLDTGSKSPRAAEFHMAPLRPTTADEDPFGLTSPTRRDFSSGNPFDNLASSQHFGCDDRRPAFQAILPPSHQTFNGFASLDGHARTPSNQTLEQPLAPIQAPPPKRKLNIDSRVDSLSAFPETNVIAATPTQASNQVMPPERPQTPRTKEFLATPAKAIRTRFSAPNMKEQRQLSKLQSEMESKLANRPEAPQQAMDDLDALMSPRAEEFTRNPFHLDLRPSAEEVSPASSDETIKDEKNSHTWSKAPRPWTPEKLTVDPRSPAQTGSSPIVRNIWDVL; from the coding sequence ATGCCGACAACGACATCGAGAACATACACGTCCGTGCCCTCGTTTGGCGCCGTCTTTGGAGCAGAGCCACCACGCAACCTTACACACAACCTGCCACCTGCCCAGACAACAGACCACGACCCAAGTACCGTACATGGCAACAATGTAGCACAACGCACCTCGAGCGGGAACACAACACACGGCGCtcccttctcctccttccacAACCACCACGACTCGCGCGACAGCAACTCGACCGCCTCCTCGGACAATtcacccaccaccaccataTCCACCATGGACTCATCATCCGTAACCGACCCTTCGCCAGGGCCGTCGCCCGAGTCGCCCGTGCCCAAGAGCACGAACCACTCCTTCGCCGCTGATTTCAGGGCCCGGAGACCGgagacggcagacggcacATCCTCCACAACCAACTTCTTTGAGTTACAACGACCCGCGACCCCAGCAAAGAAGGCACGCAATCTGAAGAATCTGGGTATCAACACCACGACTTCGCTCACCAATCTCCGCGCCCAGGCTCCCGCGGCTCTGGCAGCGCCAGACAACAAGGAGAAGAACAGCTCTGCACCGCCCTCGCCTTTGTTCATCAAGCCTCCAACACCACCACGAAGACGGCCGTCGAACCTGAGCTTAACAATAGCAACCCCTGGTATCAACGACAACAAGCCTACCCGACTCGTCATCCCTTCTACGCCGTCACTTGGCCGACCAGCCTTACGTCACTTCCAGTCGTCGCCCTCCCTGCCATTATGCTCACCAAGCGTTGCCCCAGCTGGCGGAATGAAACTACCCGCCCTGCGTCCAATCGTAACCAAGAGCAGTGGCTTGTCAGAAGTGCCGTTTGAGatggaggaggaagaggaggagccAAACTTCGACATACCGCAATCAAAAGAAGAGAAGCCTGCTGCATACCCCAACGGACCCATCTGTATCTACCCCGCTGGTGTCTACCTCTACTTCGAACCGACCGCCGAGCAAGCTGCGACCTTTGACGTGATTGTCAACGTTGCGAGCGAAGTCCAGAATCCATTTACATCATCTAACTCTGAGTCTCAGAAAGACCTGAACGCTAGGAGAGTCGATGGACCGGCGGCGGAGAACGTTGATTTTGCCGCGCTGTCACAACAACCGAAATCTACGTTTGGCTTCGGGAATGATTCGCCGACTACACCCAAGGCTACGCCCCCCGTTCTACAGACGATACAGCCTGGTGAAACCGTGCTCAACGGTAAGACCTATCGTACGCCTGAGTATATCCACATGCCATGGGAGCACAATACCGACATCGTACCCGATTTGTACAAGTTGGTCAAAGTCATGGACGACCGAGTGAAGCGAGGGAAGCGCGTGCTCGTACATTGCCAGTGTGGTGTCAGTCGTTCTGCCAGTTTGGTCGTTGCTTACGGCTTGTACAAAGAGCCCGAAGTTAGCGTTCAGGAAGCATACGACAAGGCCAAGAAGCGCAGCAAGTGGATCGGGCCCAACATGAATCTGATCATGCAACTTCAGGAGTTCCGCAATGGCCTTCTTAGGCAAAACCAAAACAGCCGTTCGCAAAACCAAGGCTTTGGGAGAAGGGTTGGCTTTCCTTCCACGGCAGCTACCAATAACAGGTTTTCTTGTCCCAATCCTGAGAGAGACGACGTTTCGGGGTCGCGCGTGCCCCAGACAGCTCCATTGCCACCGGACACCGACATGAGCATGCAGCGAGCCAGTACGGGCAATATGATGGCCATTTCTCCTGGACCGCTCTCCGCTCCTAGTGGTGCGTTTGGCGCGCGATTCCGTAACTCTTGGGATTCGAGCCAATCCAACTTCGACCTCTCCCCTACCTCCACACCAAACACTATCCCCTATGTCGATCCCAAGGGGCACGTCGTACCTGTCGTCGAAGTCACAGTCAACGGTCCTCCTTTGACACCAATGGAGGTTCCCGCTATTCCCGAGATTGTACACCCAGAGCCGGAGCCTACGTTACAAGCACCAAACGTTCCAAACTTTTCGCGTCAACTTTCGTTGCGATCATACTCGGATGCTCCCGTAGAGCGGTCCATTGAGACGAAGAGCACTCACTTGGCGCCAATGAAGCCAATGGGATTCGCACCGCTCAAGTCACCCGTTGCATTGACATTCAACATTCCTTCGTACAGCACGCAACAAGACCGGGACGATGACTATGAAATTAAATCTCCAGTAAAGACGTCTTTCGATTTGCCGTGGCCTTCAGAGTACGACGAGCCAGAACCTTCATTGTTGGCACCAAAAGCTCAAGATTCTTTCTACCTTGGCGCGCCTCCCAAGTCCCCGATGTTCCCTCCCCCACGTCTGACCTTGCCAAAGTCAAGAAGCGATCGCAGTGAGAAGCCGTGCGGCTTTTTACCGTTTCGCCCTGCTCAAGAAGCAGATCAATCGGCGCAGTCGGAGACGTTCGCCCGCACTGAGAACCCACCTGCCCTTGAGCAAGCCTCTAAACTGGCCTCTCCGACGTTTGGCTCGTTTCCTGAAGTTGCGTTCAGTCCCAGCCGTGTGCTAGACACAGGATCGAAGTCTCCAAGAGCCGCGGAATTCCACATGGCTCCGCTAAGACCCACGACTGCTGATGAAGATCCGTTTGGATTGACATCTCCAACAAGGAGAGATTTTTCATCCGGTAACCCATTCGACAACCTGGCGAGCTCTCAACACTTTGGATGCGACGATCGACGTCCGGCATTCCAAGCCATCCTCCCACCTTCACACCAGACCTTCAACGGCTTTGCTTCACTCGATGGACACGCACGCACTCCGTCGAACCAAACGTTGGAACAACCTCTGGCTCCAATACAAGCGCCTCCCCCGAAACGTAAACTCAACATTGACTCGCGCGTTGACAGCTTGAGTGCTTTTCCAGAGACCAACGTCATCGCTGCCACTCCGACGCAGGCCTCTAATCAAGTGATGCCACCAGAGAGGCCCCAGACACCGCGAACCAAGGAGTTTCTAGCGACCCCTGCCAAAGCGATTCGTACACGATTCTCAGCGCCGAACATGAAAGAGCAAAGACAGTTGTCGAAGCTTCAGTCCGAGATGGAGTCTAAACTAGCGAACAGACCTGAGGCTCCCCAGCAAGCGATGGATGACCTGGATGCATTGATGTCGCCGCGTGCCGAAGAGTTTACCAGGAATCCCTTTCACCTTGATCTACGTCCCTCGGCCGAGGAGGTCAGCCCTGCCTCTTCCGATGAGACGATCAAAGATGAAAAGAACAGTCACACCTGGAGCAAGGCACCGCGACCATGGACGCCTGAGAAACTCACAGTCGATCCTAGAAGTCCAGCGCAAACAGGCAGTAGTCCCATTGTGCGAAACATCTGGGACGTGTTATGA
- a CDS encoding Alpha-galactosidase, which produces MLCSTKLVASVVLAGVVASQHAITANGGNFTLTGDDSSYLFHVNTENGDLISDHFGAPVTDFIPPAYILPWGWHDSRANDRREFPDVGRSDIRLPAIHIEHSDGDTVSAFLYQSHEIVPGKPSIAGFPATYGGDADVTTLQVQLYDNVSAVGAVLSYSIFPKYNAVARSFKLTNNGTGDIVVERAASFSFDFPNLDFEVIEPHGDWYHEFNTVRRKVDYGETSFRSTEGYAGHTHNPFYALVSPSTTESGGEAWGFNLIWSGSFEATIEKASNGYVRALLGLNPLHTSIRVAPGGTFQSPEAVAVYSSSGIGGVSRAYHDLYRNHLSRHKATHETRPILLNSWEGLSFNINDTAIVDLAGQAADLGIELLVVDDGWFGRSYPRNNDSLGLGDWTPNPVKFPQGLGPPIDQIIRIDVANATTNASTNSPMKFGIWVEPEMVNLNSTLYNEHPDWVLHAGKHARTLTRNQFVLNVGLPEVQDFIIETLSNLLDSGSVRYIKWDNNRGMHELARPSDTYQYILGLYHVIDTLTTKYPDVLWEGCASGGGRFDAGLLHYWPQHWTSDNTDAADRLQIQLGTSLVYPPSAMGCHIAKSPNGVTGRATSFTYRGHVAMMCGSFGLELNPHELSEEETAALPAIMAEAHRINPIVISGHFYRLAGPQASNWPAVQFVSADGNEAVVIAFQQQYTTKPAAPPLRLQGLDPKARYFNSLDNGTYSGATYANAGINAGWDRGVYQSKLIWLEKQ; this is translated from the exons ATGCTTTGCTCAACAAAGCTTGTCGCGTCGGTGGTTTTGGCTGGCGTAGTCGCCTCCCAGCATG CTATCACAGCTAATGGAGGCAACTTCACACTCACCGGAGATGATTCTTCGTACCTATTCCACGTCAACACTGAAAATGGCGATTTGATATCGGACCACTTTGGCGCCCCGGTAACAGATTTCATTCCGCCAGCATACATCCTCCCCTGGGGTTGGCATGATAGCAGGGCCAACGACCGGCGCGAATTCCCAGATGTTGGGAGAAGCGATATCCGTTTGCCCGCAATTCATATCGAACACTCGGACGGAGACACTGTGTCAGCGTTTCTCTACCAAAGCCATGAGATCGTTCCCGGGAAGCCGTCCATAGCTGGATTCCCGGCAACGTACGGTGGTGATGCGGATGTGACAACCTTGCAGGTTCAGCTTTATGATAACGTTTCTGCTGTTGGGGCCGTACTCTCGTACTCGATCTTCCCCAAGTACAACGCCGTTGCCAGGAGCTTCAAACTTACCAATAACGGTACCGGTGACATCGTTGTGGAGAGAGCTGCGTCTTTCAGTTTTGATTTTCCTAATCTTGACTTTGAAGTTATCGAGCCTCACGGCGATTGGTATCATGAGTTCAATACGGTCCGACGCAAGGTGGATTATGGAGAGACCAGCTTCCGCTCAACTGAAGGCTACGCCGGACACACACACAATCCCTTCTATGCGCTTGTGTCTCCCAGCACAACAGAGAGCGGTGGCGAAGCATGGGGCTTCAACCTAATCTGGTCGGGGTCCTTTGAAGCAACCATCGAGAAGGCCTCCAACGGCTATGTACGAGCTTTGCTCGGCCTCAATCCGCTCCATACAAGCATTCGCGTTGCTCCTGGTGGCACCTTTCAAAGCCCGGAAGCCGTGGCTGTCTACAGCTCCTCTGGAATCGGCGGAGTCTCCCGCGCGTATCATGATCTTTACAGAAACCATCTGTCTAGGCACAAGGCTACTCACGAGACTCGGCCGATCTTGCTGAATAGTTGGGAAGGATTGAGTTTCAACATCAACGACACAGCTATCGTCGATCTTGCCGGGCAGGCAGCGGACCTTGGTATCGAACTCCTCGTAGTAGACGACGGTTGGTTTGGTAGATCCTATCCTCGCAACAACGACAGCTTGGGGCTGGGCGACTGGACT CCCAACCCAGTCAAATTCCCACAGGGGCTCGGTCCTCCCATCGATCAGATTATTCGGATCGACGTGGCAAACGCAACTACAAATGCCAGCACCAACTCACCGATGAAGTTCGGAATCTGGGTTGAGCCGGAGATGGTGAATTTGAATTCGACCCTATACAATGAGCATCCCGATTGGGTATTGCACGCCGGCAAACATGCAAGAACTCTGACTCGCAATCAGTTCGTCTTGAACGTTGG ACTGCCTGAGGTACAGGACTTCATCATCGAGACGCTCTCCAATCTTCTTGACTCGGGAAGCGTGAGATACATCAAGTGGGATAACAACCGAG GGATGCATGAGCTCGCTCGTCCGTCTGACACGTACCAGTACATTCTGGGTCTTTATCATGTAATCGACACCTTGACGACGAAATACCCTGACGTCTTGTGGGAGGGGTGTGCCTCCGGCGGAGGTCGATTCGATGCTG GTCTCCTCCACTACTGGCCTCAGCACTGGACTTCCGACAACACAGACGCAGCAGACCGGCTTCAAATCCAACTCGGCACTTCGCTCGTCTACCCGCCCTCCGCCATGGGCTGCCACATCGCAAAGTCCCCCAACGGCGTGACCGGAAGAGCGACCAGCTTCACTTACAGGGGCCACGTAGCCATGATGTGCGGCAGCTTCGGCCTGGAACTAAACCCACACGAGCTCTCCGAGGAAGAAACCGCAGCGCTCCCAGCAATCATGGCAGAAGCGCACCGCATAAACCCGATAGTCATCTCAGGCCACTTCTACCGTCTCGCAGGCCCGCAAGCTAGCAACTGGCCAGCCGTGCAGTTTGTGAGCGCGGACGGGAACGAGGCCGTCGTGATTGCCTTCCAGCAACAGTACACGACCAAGCCTGCCGCGCCACCTCTGAGACTGCAAGGCTTGGACCCAAAGGCCAGGTACTTCAACAGCTTGGACAACGGGACGTACAGCGGTGCTACGTATGCGAATGCGGGGATCAACGCTGGCTGGGATCGTGGCGTGTATCAGAGCAAGCTGATCTGGCTGGAGAAGCAGTGA
- a CDS encoding ATP adenylyltransferase, with product MAARRKHTYTSVSETNGSAPITAGMPGGTIKPATSSARRSPFLPTRLEALLISIYPATLLMGSIISTISPASRAAPYSADSQSHPPEFAPSYFALKKNVFNVYFVKIGWFWATLAFAMFVLMHPGFGRGLSARRARAVLRYTVVTTWWVLVTQWCFGPPLIDRGFKLTGGACELARDPLARAEMSDTKEFITAATCKAVGGSWKGGHDISGHVFLLIMGSSLLWLEFLPALTRVEGLRDGRLITLPDGKVASVSVEKEVQKPEGEATARGVKFALGVAALMWWMLLMTAAYFHTWFEKFTGLAVAFAGLYTVYFAPRGVPAMRAYLGMPGV from the coding sequence ATGGCCGCTCGCCGCAAACACACCTACACCTCCGTCTCAGAAACGAACGGCTCCGCGCCTATAACCGCTGGCATGCCCGGGGGCACTATCAAGCCTGCCACCTCCAGCGCGCGCCGCTCGCCTTTCCTCCCGACCCGCCTCGAAGCGCTTCTCATCTCCATCTACCCCGCGACTCTGCTCATGGGCAGCATAATCAGCACCATCTCGCCAGCGTCTCGCGCCGCTCCTTACTCCGCTGATTCACAGTCGCATCCGCCTGAATTCGCGCCCAGCTACTTCGCGCTGAAGAAGAACGTCTTCAACGTCTACTTTGTGAAGATTGGCTGGTTCTGGGCCACCCTCGCATTCGCAATGTTCGTGCTCATGCATCCCGGTTTCGGGCGAGGACTGTCTGCGAGGAGAGCCAGAGCGGTGTTGCGATATACAGTCGTGACGACGTGGTGGGTGCTCGTCACGCAGTGGTGTTTCGGCCCGCCGCTGATCGACCGCGGATTCAAACTCACGGGCGGCGCGTGCGAGCTGGCGAGAGACCCGCTCGCGAGAGCTGAGATGAGCGACACCAAGGAGTTCATCACTGCTGCAACGTGCAAGGCTGTCGGTGGCAGCTGGAAGGGCGGACACGATATCTCGGGCCACGTTTTCTTGCTTATCATGGGATCGAGTCTGCTCTGGCTGGAATTTCTACCTGCCTTGACGCGCGTTGAGGGGCTAAGGGATGGCCGTCTCATCACACTCCCCGACGGCAAGGTTGCAAGTGTGTCTGTGGAGAAGGAGGTCCAGAAGCCTGAAGGCGAGGCAACGGCTAGGGGTGTCAAGTTCGCGCTGGGCGTTGCGGCGCTGATGTGGTGGATGTTGTTGATGACTGCGGCGTACTTCCACACCTGGTTTGAGAAGTTCACAGGCTTGGCTGTTGCCTTTGCTGGACTGTACACGGTGTATTTTGCACCAAGAGGCGTGCCGGCTATGAGGGCTTACTTGGGTATGCCTGGTGTGTAA